One stretch of Hemitrygon akajei chromosome 18, sHemAka1.3, whole genome shotgun sequence DNA includes these proteins:
- the LOC140741546 gene encoding keratin, type I cytoskeletal 19-like — MQSSFTSSTSRQTLGSRSLAGTPSRIRGSSMSSFGQGRISSSRVSSYGMGSSLGAGLGMSSGLMSASGGGFGGGFGGAGGFSMISSSSSSSALTNEKETMQSLNDRLAAYLEKVRSLEKSNAELEIQIREYYQQAGPATRDYSEYWATINNLRDQINELILTNSGIMLQVDNSKLAAEDFKTKFETELTIRMSVENDINGLRMMLDNLTLERSQLETDIENLKEELIYIRKNHEDELRSLRSQMSGNVSVDVKDEDSADLLKILADIRAKHEAMVNQHKIETDEWYKQEIVTKQQEMTVNAGAIDGEKSKLTELRRSCQGLETELSTLQSIIASLERNLDEVDMRFSGERDGLQMTINGLEAELGGIRTKLMSMSAEYQQLLNIKSRLEAEIETYRRLLGGIGSQSSGQSSSSSTVTRTVVREERQPVVSTKTKTITVVEKVVDGRVVSSQVEEKS; from the exons ATGCAATCCAGCTTCACCAGCAGCACCTCGCGTCAGACCCTGGGGTCCCGGAGCTTGGCCGGGACCCCCTCACGCATTCGGGGAAGTAGTATGTCCAGCTTCGGCCAGGGCCGCATATCCAGCAGTCGAGTCTCCAGCTACGGCATGGGCTCGTCCCTGGGCGCCGGCCTGGGAATGAGCTCCGGCCTGATGTCCGCATCCGGCGGCGGGTTCGGCGGCGGGTTCGGCGGCGCGGGAGGCTTCAGCAtgatctcctcctcctcctcctcctccgccTTGACCAACGAGAAAGAGACCATGCAGTCGCTGAACGACCGGCTGGCGGCGTACCTGGAGAAGGTGCGCTCCCTGGAGAAGTCCAACGCCGAGCTGGAGATTCAGATCCGGGAGTACTACCAACAGGCCGGTCCCGCCACCCGCGACTACAGCGAGTACTGGGCCACCATCAACAACCTCCGCGACCAG ATCAACGAATTGATCCTCACCAACTCCGGAATCATGCTCCAGGTGGACAACTCCAAACTGGCGGCGGAAGACTTCAAGACCAA GTTTGAAACTGAGTTGACCATCAGGATGTCCGTTGAGAACGATATCAACGGTCTGCGCATGATGTTGGACAACCTGACCCTCGAGAGGAGTCAGCTGGAGACAGATATCGAGAACCTGAAAGAGGAGCTCATTTACATCAGGAAAAACCATGAAGAT GAACTCAGGAGCCTGAGGTCTCAGATGTCTGGGAACGTGTCTGTCGATGTCAAAGATGAAGACTCCGCGGACTTGCTCAAGATTCTGGCAGACATTCGGGCGAAACATGAAGCCATGGTCAACCAGCACAAGATAGAGACCGACGAATGGTACAAACAGGAG ATTGTGACCAAGCAACAAGAGATGACCGTCAACGCGGGTGCCATCGACGGGGAGAAATCCAAGCTCACTGAGCTGAGGCGCAGCTGTCAGGGGCTGGAAACCGAGCTGAGCACACTGCAGAGTATT ATCGCCTCTCTGGAGAGGAACCTGGACGAGGTTGATATGCGCTTCAGCGGAGAGAGGGACGGGCTGCAGATGACCATCAACGGGCTGGAAGCGGAGCTGGGGGGCATCCGTACCAAACTCATGTCAATGAGCGCGGAGTACCAGCAGCTCCTGAACATAAAGAGCAGGCTGGAGGCGGAAATTGAGACCTATCGCCGGCTGCTGGGCGGCATCGG GAGCCAGTCTTCTGGCCAGTCGTCAAGCTCATCAACTGTTACGAGGACAGTGGTCAGGGAGGAAAGAC